From Chryseobacterium joostei, the proteins below share one genomic window:
- a CDS encoding helix-turn-helix domain-containing protein: MNFYTISLLDDLAGRNISKFCNLNFVKPAVLFSDQLELSMRLQSIVDSFYAILKKLDIIPNEAFKKEHVCSFDFTDLNDYDPIVLNVIAKLNWKAQAFKDVFPVHHRYTEGDSMHLVVGIAYLEDIRNGYVHFVDLSVPKHVLQDVPSDVLYIKDLLKSYNQGFKQTLQNYIESKGYIYEHFQRDSKSCLGDSFYRFWLKIKMLEAISDIAFTSLSLKEIAFKNNFSDYENMHKVFVRNGIRLGDIPRLAKLKVGK, from the coding sequence ATGAATTTTTACACCATTTCATTATTGGATGATTTGGCGGGGCGAAATATCTCTAAATTTTGCAATTTAAACTTTGTGAAGCCAGCCGTTTTGTTCTCCGACCAACTGGAATTATCTATGCGTTTGCAAAGTATTGTGGATAGCTTTTATGCAATTTTAAAAAAGCTTGATATTATTCCGAATGAAGCATTCAAGAAGGAACATGTGTGTAGTTTTGATTTTACAGATTTAAATGATTACGACCCCATCGTGCTTAATGTTATTGCTAAGTTGAATTGGAAAGCCCAAGCTTTTAAAGATGTGTTTCCAGTTCATCACCGATATACAGAAGGGGACAGCATGCACCTTGTCGTTGGAATAGCATATTTGGAAGACATAAGGAATGGTTATGTGCATTTTGTTGACCTATCCGTTCCAAAACATGTACTACAAGACGTACCATCCGATGTTTTATATATAAAGGATCTACTAAAGTCATATAACCAAGGATTTAAACAGACTCTTCAAAATTATATTGAATCCAAAGGTTATATTTATGAGCATTTTCAGCGCGATTCCAAGTCCTGTCTTGGTGATTCCTTCTATCGGTTTTGGTTAAAAATTAAGATGTTGGAAGCTATTAGTGATATTGCGTTTACTTCGCTTAGCTTGAAGGAAATAGCATTCAAAAATAATTTCTCTGATTACGAGAACATGCACAAGGTTTTTGTAAGGAATGGAATTCGTCTTGGTGATATTCCGCGATTGGCAAAACTGAAGGTTGGTAAATAA